A segment of the Centropristis striata isolate RG_2023a ecotype Rhode Island chromosome 15, C.striata_1.0, whole genome shotgun sequence genome:
AGTATCAGTAGTATTAGTAACAGTATCAGTAGTATTTACCCGTCCAGGAGGAACACGGcagatttgtagttttttggctCTTTGCAGGTTTGTAGGTTTATGACTGCAGATTTGTagttttctaattattttttttagatttgtagTTTTGTGACACTTTACAGGTTTAGTAGTATTAGTATCAGTAGTATTAGTATGAGTAGTATTAGAATGAGTATTAGTAGTATTTACCCGTCCAGGAGGAACACGGACAGAACTTCTCGGAGGTCGAGGACGTCGCACGCCGCCGAGTCGTTTTCTAACGAGAAGAGAAAACGATCTTCTTCCAGTTTACCGtgaagctcctcctcctcctcacctgcaaacacacacacacacacacacacacacacacacacacacagagtttacAGTGTCCTGTTGGtgttatttgtaatatttgtcaTTCAGTGTGCTCATTATAAATTCATCCAGATGTTTTGTAATCCTACCTGAGGGGGCGAAGTCAGCTCTCCTATTGGCTGACTGGGGCAGGTAAGGCGGGACCtctgaataaaaacaagattaacaCACCTCAATAAAGAAGCACCACACCCACCAGTGACATCACAgcgttacctgtgtgtgtgtgtgtgtgtgtgtgtgtgtgtgtgtgtgtgtgtgtaggtgtgtgtgtgtgtgttacctgtgtacTCGTTGAGGCGCAGCAGCTCGGTCTGCAGAGCTTGACCGGCTCTCTCAGCCAGCAGGATGGGGGAGGGGGTCTGAGGGTCTGATGGACACACCTGCGCAGGTAACAGGACACATGTAACACACCTCTGATTTACCTGATTTCACATGCCACACCCCCATCAGTGatgtcacctgtgtgtgtgtgtgtgtgtgtgagttattTCGGGTCATAAAGGAACACAGACCTTTGCTCCGGAGCAGATCAGAGACATTGTTTCTTCTATGTCGTCCCCACAAACCACCTGACACAgcctctgaaacacacacacacacacacacacacacaaattcaatGACTCTAGTTAATGGTGACGTTTAATCTGGATTGCTGCCTTCCTGAGATTTATTTCACCAAATGGTAAAGTGGCGTCAGGGcctcaaaatataatttattcagATATTCTGGTATTAGTCATAAAGTATATAAGTCGGGTCGTCTCCAGCTGTTCTGTGACCGTTGAAGTGGCGGCAGATTTGTCCTCTATGaaggtttaaccctttggagttttgggctattttgtccatttcagactccttttcattctgcctgtatataaactttaaaaatgtttaccatgccatgttgacATCAGTTCAGCATAACctcacctacagtcatggaaaaaatgattagaccaccttgttttattaaatttcttgttcattttaatgcctggtacaactaaattaatatttgtttggacaaatatgatgataacaacacaaataccTCAGAAGAGTttgattttagagctgatatctagacattttccatggttttcttgataataaccaaaatcatcatcaagaaaaccatgttaaatgtccagatatcagctcttagattaaactcttatgatatcttttttttatcattatatttgtccaaacaaatgtacatttagtggtaccagccattaaaatgaacaataaattagaGGAAAAAATAGTCTAACAATgttttccacgactgtatatgaccttatgattattttttaactgtgaTATACTGGACTAATACTTtgagcagaaaaaagaaaaacacacaaaatgtgatgtactttataaaacacaataatGCTCAATAAATGTTGGTTCCAAATCAACatttaagaggtaaaatgaggagaacatctagttctatatgtttaaactaaatatatttgactatatctccagttttacttgttcatcatcatcataaaacACAAACTGGCCTCATCGAATttgaagctgacagcaggatgATGCTTAACTGCTGGTGACGACcatattattttaagaaaaataacacCCTCTGCTAACTAGCATCATTAGCATTACTAGCTATCCAGAATTAGCCACATTAGCATCAGGTGTACCTGTTCCATCATAGCCTGAGAGGACGTCAGAGCATGGACTCTTCTGTAGCGCCCCCTAGTGTATTTATCCTGGATGAACTTTGACCTCTCCTCGTCGGATGACTCTGGACGCAGCTGCTCTGCCGCCGGCACTGCTGGAGCCCACACCTGATTGGCCAGCCGGTTCCCGTAGGCAACAAACAGCTGgagagaagggggggggggaagGTCACATATTAGTAGTTCAGTCCCTCACCTGTATGAGTAGTTCAATCCCCCCTCACCTGTATGAGTGGTTGAGTTCCCCCTTACCTGTATGAGTGGTTCAGTCCTCCCTCACCTGTATGAGTGGTTCAGTTCCCCCTTACCTGTACGAGCGGTTCAGTCCAGATCTTGTTGTCCATCTTCAGGCTGCGTACCTTTGACCGGCTGCTGCCCAGAGATCGATGCTGACCTGAAAACAGACCACACCTGTCACAAACACCTGTCACCTGTCATTTGCTACCTGTCCTCAGGTGCTTCAGCTCATTTGTTCTCAACCAGTGGTCCGGAGACCCCCAGCGGGTCCTAAGGGGAGTCCAAGGGGATCTCAAGAAAAATAGTTAATCTTCAAATCTGTTGAGAAGTTCAACTTCCGTGAACTGTCAGGAACAACAGAGATATACAGTTGTGTATCATCTGCATATTGGTGTATTTGACAGTGATAGTAAGTAACAGTAAACGGGCCCAGAAGGCTTCCCTGAGGAACtcctaaattaaaaaatgtctgttttaaaatgacccaaactaccaaaaaaaaaaaacttttttcccccgATACCACAACATTTCTGGAATACAGATCAGTTTTATAGATGAGGTTTATCAGAGATGTGAATAAGATGTGAACATTAGCCTCCGATAGCTTTGTACCTGCACAGGCGTGACAGATGACCATCAGCAGGTTGACCGACGCCCACTCAGGGTTGGCATCGCTGCAGTCACCGCACACTTTGTTGTCGGGGTTTTCCCAGAGACGCAGCGCCACCTGGCTGCTGGACAAAGCGCTGGCAATCGTGGAAGACAGACTGTCCAACCACATGGACAGGTCCTTCGACGAATCAACCGACAGGCTGGAGGCAAGGGGGCGGCAAAGAGGATTcaatattagtttatttaaagaaagcaactgacagacagtcagtcagacagacagacagacagtcagtcagacagacagacagacagacagacagacaggtccaTACTTGAAGCTCTTGTATGGCGTGATGAGGGTAAACGAGTGTTTTCCTGTAGATTTGACCGAGGCGAGGTTCAGGGGGACAGAGAAGGAGGCGATGCCCAGCTGGAAGCCCTCCTTGTTGGGGTAAATCCAGAGGTCGTGACCCCAGACGGCGGCGTAGGCTCGGCTCCGCGTGTCCTTGATGGTGATTTGTCCGTGGAGTTCTGGGGGGGCGGGGCTTGGCTGGCCCCGAGACGCTAGCAGAGATGTGACCCAGCCTTCATGGACCTCTGAGAGACAAAAATACATGAAGGGGTCAAATAGAGTCCAGTAGAGTCTGGTAGAGTTCCGTATAGTTTTATTAGAGTCTGGTAGAGTTCTGCAGAGTCCGGTAGATCATTAGAGTCCAGTAGAGTTCAGTAGAGTTCTGTGGAGTTCTGTGGAGTTTGCCAGAGTCTGGTAGAGTTCAATGGAGTTCAGAAAGATTCTAGTAGTGTCAAGTAGTGTTCAGTAAAGTCCAGTAAAGTTCAGTCAAGTCCAGTAGAGTTCAGCAAAGTCCAGTAGAGTTCAGTAGAGTCCAGTAGTGTTCAGTAGAGTCCAGTATAGTCAAGTATAGTCCAGTAGAGTCCGGTAGAGTCTGGTAAAGTTTGGTAGAGTCCAGTAAAGTTCGGTTGAGTCCAGTAGAGTTAAGTAGAGTCCAGTAGATCTCACCATCACTGTGAGCCATGAAGTCATAATGTTTCTTCCTGAAGTAAACTGAGAATCTTCCTTTGTCCTGTTTCTTCACGTTGGTGATGCTGGAGACGTGAAAGAGCAGCTCACTGAACCGGTCCTGGTCAACGAAACAAGCACACCCTTCACTGCAGGgacaagacagaaagacagagagacatagagacatAGAGCCAGAGAGACAGACTTACGGTACGTTTCTTCCACAGAGACATCAGCTGTCCGTCCAACGTCGCCCATAAAACACTGTGTCTgttgaagaaaaagagaaaacaggtCTATTTATTTGAATCTATCTGCCTGTTATCATCCATCCTAAAGACACCTCCTGTAACCAGTGTGTTCTGATCTGGGGTCCCTCAGGGATCAAGTCCGGGTCTCCGGGTTTACTGATGGACTCAAACTTATAAGCCAAAGTCTGTCAGGATCTGTTCTACCAGGAGCTCACCACCTGAATCAGCAGCAGcatttatgaataataataaagatgatGATGTTACCTGAAGCCCTTCCAGACATCCAGCCAGCTGGCTCGGACCACGGCGCTCTGTGGAGCCGGACTCCCGCCGGCCCCCTTCTTCCTGGACACTCTGATGGTTGCGGCTCTGTAGGACGAATATCACAACTTATTATTGTCTGTAAATTTAACAGAAGCAATTAGAGTTTGTGTTTCAGCAGTATGGAATGAAAACATGGTAGGTGTACCTCGGCATCTTTTGTTTCAGAGGCTTTCCTGATTGGCCAGGAAGAcgaggagggggcggggccggcCGAGTGGGGATCAGACGACCTGACGGACTGGACGGGACGCTGCAGGACACAAACATCAACAGTGTGTTAGCAGAATATAGTATAGTACTAGTAGTACTTATTGTAGTACTGTATACATACTTGTTGGTATTTAAGGATGGGTTGGAAGTTTCCATTGGTCCCTCAGCACCTGAGGGGGTGTGGTTAGCTCCAGTATCTTCCTCCTCATTGGATGAGTCGGTGTCAGCCTCCTCCTGGCTCGCCCAACAAGCCAACACAGGAACGTACGGATGTTCTTCTTTGACGTTGTGAGGAGACAGTTTAACAACTGAAACAGAACAGACAAAGAAGAGTCAGACCAGCAGGAGGACTCAAAGGTTTAAAGCTCGACTCCATCTGCACTGACTGGTGAGCTAAAAGCGAAAATCACACAtagaaagtcacacaataacacaaatatgGAGGTGCACCAACCATTGTTGTGTTCTGTCtgctaaaattactgtttttgtcaatggagtctggtggctttaaagagatCATAGATATTAGCTTCAGTTACTGTCAGAAAGAGTCTGACAGCACATTAAGATGGGAAaatatgatagatagatagatagatagatagatagatagatagatagatagatagatagatagatagatagatagatagatagatagatagatagatagatagatagatagatagatagatagatagatatgtgtttgtctacacacagacacaggataCATATAGACACCAccacacaacaaaaatatacacttaATCCAGCACATTTATCACACTGACCCTCCAGCATAGCACCCCCTCCAGTGGTTACCGGGGTGCTTTGCTTAGAGCTGATACAGCAGAAGGTACAAAACTCCTGCTGTAGCGAGCGCGTTTACAGACCAGGGTCCTGTATCTGTGGCCAGATGGTTACAGCACAAATGATGAGTTGTGGGGGTATATAacgtacacttaaactgataacgattgttttaaatctgtttatCTTTGGgctctgtccacagcagtacaagtcgctctcttcaaagccaccagactcctttgataGAAACATTTTCACAGACTGGGAGGAAACAGGGCGGTAGTGACATattgaagtaaataaaaatgaactgcTGCAGTACCTTCAGCATCTAGTGACGGTAACGTGACTCCGGCGTTCTGGTCCAACGATGACATCACCAGGTTGGACAGCGCTCcaacatctggacacacagacagagaacaTGATgctcagccaatcaggagcGACCTCGCAATATGTAGGACTTTCAATTATAATATAAACATGAAAGAAGCCTTTTGTTTTGAAGAACTGAACTCATATGTCTCGTTTGTTTGGCTGGTTGCTGTACCTGTGTGGGCGGCTCCAATCAGTGCGGAGGGGTGTGGCCTATCTGCTGAAGGGGGCGGGGCTGATGGGGTCGTCACGGAGCTAACAGCAGGGTTAGCCACACTGGTAACAATCCCCGCTAAGCTGGGTATATTAGCTAAGGAGCTAACGATGCTGTCTAAGCTAACAGCGGCGGTGTTAGCAGCAGGTGCAGGTGCGGCGGTGGAGGCGGAGCTTAGCGGCGCTGGGTAAGCCACAGTGCTAGCTGTTCCTGCTAAGCTAGGTATACGTGCAGCGATGCTGTTAGTCATGCTATCTATGGAGGGAGGGGGCGGGGGGGCCGACGGCGTGGGGGCGGAACCTCCGATGGAGTTGGCAAATCCAGCCAATGACGGCATGCTGTGGGCGATGATGTCAGTGACGCCAGCCAGAGTCGGGAAGACGGCGCCACGGTCGAGAGTAGGAGGAGCATCTTCACCTGAGGAgacagtgacatcatcatcagACCGCAGCTGATAGGCCAacacacctgtcaatcaaacacactgctgcagttCCTCTGGCGGCCACTAGGGCAGATTTTACACAATAAGAGCACGATGATCACAGGacaatttcacattaaaacactgaAGAGGTTCAGACTCAAACCATTAAAGTTCATAAATtaaatttgggtttttttgtgaaaatacaGAGGGGTTGTGGGAATAaatgaatattgttttttatatatggTCTCCCATacagttggtaatatttttacctgttttgtgatttattattgacagataaagtgtatatcttctctaAACTTAAATAATAAATCTCTTTCAAACATACCACAATGACAAATGAAaccaggattgtgtctgaaaacaaaattattccaccTTAATGGGCGACTGCGTACGTCTTTTAAtatatgtcttttataacaGAAGCCACTGAATGTAATTAATAAATAGGcctaacaaaagagaaaaattacttttaaaaacaacatgtttactgtaaaatatttaGACGTCACAAATGACAAGT
Coding sequences within it:
- the LOC131986809 gene encoding arf-GAP with Rho-GAP domain, ANK repeat and PH domain-containing protein 1, with the translated sequence MTPPPPPPVPKPRARYMRDSLSSASSLDTDVIGENQQPVFSNGVHQSTGEDAPPTLDRGAVFPTLAGVTDIIAHSMPSLAGFANSIGGSAPTPSAPPPPPSIDSMTNSIAARIPSLAGTASTVAYPAPLSSASTAAPAPAANTAAVSLDSIVSSLANIPSLAGIVTSVANPAVSSVTTPSAPPPSADRPHPSALIGAAHTDVGALSNLVMSSLDQNAGVTLPSLDAEVVKLSPHNVKEEHPYVPVLACWASQEEADTDSSNEEEDTGANHTPSGAEGPMETSNPSLNTNNVPSSPSGRLIPTRPAPPPPRLPGQSGKPLKQKMPRAATIRVSRKKGAGGSPAPQSAVVRASWLDVWKGFRHSVLWATLDGQLMSLWKKRTDRFSELLFHVSSITNVKKQDKGRFSVYFRKKHYDFMAHSDEVHEGWVTSLLASRGQPSPAPPELHGQITIKDTRSRAYAAVWGHDLWIYPNKEGFQLGIASFSVPLNLASVKSTGKHSFTLITPYKSFNLSVDSSKDLSMWLDSLSSTIASALSSSQVALRLWENPDNKVCGDCSDANPEWASVNLLMVICHACAGQHRSLGSSRSKVRSLKMDNKIWTEPLVQLFVAYGNRLANQVWAPAVPAAEQLRPESSDEERSKFIQDKYTRGRYRRVHALTSSQAMMEQRLCQVVCGDDIEETMSLICSGAKVCPSDPQTPSPILLAERAGQALQTELLRLNEYTEVPPYLPQSANRRADFAPSGEEEEELHGKLEEDRFLFSLENDSAACDVLDLREVLSVFLLDGPAHQFEMVTLNDQLICAADNEDGLLTHLHHILKVILPGGVSYAEVGGASAVSKVVEMGGASSHSDAWLLLWEDGVSVHPINRHTEPLRIDLSTLSRHEMDPSENIINLMTADGRSVSLRFEEQHSCQSWFKHLQRALTNQRAAPQRPPPPTPNQIPARPSLYPVMGKVPPAVERCISHITTFGLKVEGVYRRCGVAPKVTRLVEALTTSPGSAPLEGDEQGVLDAGSALKQYVRQQESLVPNGERQQWINAAVISDERCRFSAYRRLLRQLPADNRATLNALFGHFYMVQVFSQVNKMSAHNLAVVLVPTLFQGLNQDLLRLTREFIIHHTLLFLTPQREEEDEQEEQITVF